Proteins from one Deltaproteobacteria bacterium genomic window:
- a CDS encoding NADH-quinone oxidoreductase subunit N, producing the protein MIPAIDVAAVAPMIPVALGVLCLPMLDTALRATPELLGQRVSAARRGTYLASASVLFLAASLLLTLNAFSAPPRVFNPDFEMVKMDGVALFLMSIVLIGGMLTVLASARYLEHIHSNWGEFYVLVLSSVTGMMFLVAASDLIMLFLALELMSIPVYALAGFRRASLRSNESAVKYFLIGSFASGILLYGSSLLYGATGSLELSEIATSFDPENALDLVGAGLVLIGLGFKISSVPFHQWAPDTYEGAPTTVSAFMATAVKVAAFGALLRVLNVGLAPVSESVYGVLWVLAALSMTVGNVMALIQRNTKRMLAYSSIAHAGYLLVGVIAGGEPGVQSVLVYLLTYTFMTIGAFTVVSVLTRDGAELDRIDDLSGLAQTRPALAAAMSICMFSLLGMPGTAGFIGKFLVFSAAVQSGLATGSSSLVWLVVIAVLNSAISLGYYLRIPATMYFYPPRDDAQPGKATFFEGLALCACAAAVLLLGLLPHDALPGLSALLQMADVNVLQLASDAAASFAH; encoded by the coding sequence ATGATTCCCGCGATCGACGTTGCCGCCGTCGCGCCGATGATCCCGGTGGCGCTGGGCGTGCTCTGCCTTCCCATGCTCGACACCGCGCTCCGCGCCACGCCCGAGCTGCTCGGCCAGCGCGTCTCGGCCGCGCGCCGCGGCACCTACCTGGCCAGCGCGAGCGTCCTGTTCCTGGCCGCGTCGCTCCTGCTCACGCTGAACGCCTTCTCGGCTCCGCCGCGCGTCTTCAATCCCGACTTCGAGATGGTGAAGATGGACGGCGTGGCGCTGTTCCTGATGTCGATCGTGCTGATCGGCGGCATGCTCACGGTGCTCGCATCCGCGCGGTACCTCGAGCACATCCACTCCAACTGGGGCGAGTTCTACGTGCTCGTGCTCTCGTCGGTGACGGGGATGATGTTCCTGGTCGCGGCCAGCGACCTGATCATGCTGTTCCTGGCGCTCGAGCTGATGAGCATTCCGGTCTACGCGCTCGCCGGCTTCCGGCGCGCGTCGCTGCGCTCGAACGAATCGGCGGTGAAGTACTTCCTGATAGGCTCGTTCGCGTCCGGCATCCTGCTCTACGGCTCGTCGCTGCTCTACGGCGCGACGGGGTCGCTGGAGCTTTCCGAGATCGCCACCAGCTTCGATCCCGAGAACGCGCTCGACCTGGTCGGCGCGGGCCTGGTGCTGATCGGGCTCGGCTTCAAGATCTCGTCGGTGCCGTTCCACCAGTGGGCGCCCGACACCTACGAGGGCGCGCCCACGACGGTCTCCGCCTTCATGGCGACGGCCGTCAAGGTCGCCGCGTTCGGCGCGCTGCTCCGCGTGCTGAACGTCGGGCTCGCGCCCGTCTCCGAGTCGGTCTACGGCGTGCTCTGGGTGCTCGCCGCGCTCTCGATGACGGTCGGGAACGTGATGGCGCTGATCCAGCGCAACACCAAGCGCATGCTCGCGTACTCGAGCATCGCGCACGCCGGCTACCTGCTGGTGGGCGTGATCGCGGGCGGCGAGCCGGGCGTGCAGTCCGTGCTGGTCTACCTGCTGACCTACACGTTCATGACGATCGGCGCGTTCACGGTGGTCTCGGTGCTGACGCGCGACGGCGCGGAGCTCGATCGCATCGACGATCTCTCGGGCCTGGCGCAGACCCGCCCCGCGCTCGCGGCCGCCATGTCGATCTGCATGTTCTCGCTGCTCGGCATGCCCGGCACCGCCGGCTTCATCGGCAAGTTCCTGGTCTTCAGCGCCGCGGTGCAGAGCGGCCTGGCCACCGGAAGCTCGTCGCTGGTCTGGCTGGTCGTGATCGCGGTGCTGAACTCCGCCATCTCGCTCGGCTACTACCTGCGCATCCCCGCCACCATGTACTTCTACCCGCCGCGCGACGACGCCCAGCCCGGCAAGGCCACCTTCTTCGAGGGCCTGGCCCTGTGCGCCTGCGCCGCCGCCGTGCTCCTGCTCGGCCTGCTCCCGCACGACGCGCTCCCCGGCCTCTCCGCCCTGCTGCAGATGGCCGACGTGAACGTGCTCCAGCTCGCCAGCGACGCCGCCGCCTCGTTCGCGCATTAG
- a CDS encoding NADH-quinone oxidoreductase subunit M: MATSLDTLLADHLLSAIVFLPLATVLLLALADGLFRLPETIWRYTALASSLVGLLLALALWQRFDPASSGMQLVERAEWIPSWGIHYSLGIDGIALLLVALTSFLLPVVLLASWTDIHARVKSYLFFMLALQTGMLGAFLALNLFLFYVFWELMLIPMYFVIGIWGGPRRIYATLKFFIYTMVGSLLMLVGILVLAWLHQSQFGSPSFEYYGANGGTGILDLSIPNAGGPWWQRQGFLFGVFALAFAIKVPMFPFHTWLPDAHVEAPTPGSAVLAGVLLKLGTFGFVRYALPLFPQAALDFAPWIVGLAVIGIVYGALVAWVQSDLKKLVAYSSVSHMGFIVLGLFALNPQGVSGAVLQMVSHGVSTGALFILVGMIYERRHVRELDAFGGLAQAMPVFAAFFAIATFSSVGLPGLNGFVGEFLILLGAFQTLPGATVIATSGVILSAVYMLWAMRRVFFGPLANEANKTLVDLGLREKLVAVALVIPMIWIGVHPSTFTNPMDRAVTELLETMTRRGADLAAWQGRDAADEPRLAAEAELETSR; this comes from the coding sequence ATGGCGACGAGCCTCGACACGCTTCTCGCCGACCACCTGCTCTCGGCGATCGTCTTCCTGCCGCTGGCCACGGTGCTCCTGCTCGCGCTGGCCGACGGCCTGTTCCGCCTGCCGGAGACGATCTGGCGCTACACGGCGCTCGCGTCGTCGCTGGTGGGGCTGTTGCTCGCGCTCGCGCTCTGGCAGCGCTTCGACCCCGCGTCGAGCGGAATGCAGCTGGTGGAGCGCGCGGAGTGGATCCCGAGCTGGGGCATCCACTACTCGCTCGGCATCGACGGGATCGCGCTGCTCCTGGTCGCGCTCACGAGCTTCCTGCTGCCGGTCGTGCTGCTCGCCTCGTGGACCGACATCCACGCGCGCGTGAAGTCGTACCTGTTCTTCATGCTCGCGCTGCAGACCGGAATGCTCGGCGCGTTCCTCGCGCTGAACCTGTTCCTCTTCTACGTGTTCTGGGAGCTGATGCTGATCCCGATGTACTTCGTGATCGGCATCTGGGGCGGGCCGCGGCGCATCTACGCGACGCTGAAGTTCTTCATCTACACGATGGTCGGCAGCCTGCTGATGCTGGTCGGCATCCTCGTGCTGGCCTGGCTGCACCAGAGCCAGTTCGGCTCGCCGAGCTTCGAGTACTACGGCGCAAACGGCGGCACCGGCATCCTCGATCTGTCGATCCCGAACGCGGGCGGTCCGTGGTGGCAGCGGCAGGGCTTCCTGTTCGGCGTCTTCGCACTCGCGTTCGCGATCAAGGTGCCGATGTTCCCGTTCCACACCTGGCTACCCGACGCGCACGTCGAAGCTCCGACGCCCGGCTCCGCGGTGCTCGCGGGCGTGCTGCTGAAGCTCGGCACGTTCGGCTTCGTGCGCTACGCGCTGCCGCTCTTCCCGCAGGCCGCGCTCGACTTCGCGCCCTGGATCGTGGGGCTCGCGGTGATCGGCATCGTGTACGGGGCGCTCGTCGCCTGGGTGCAGAGCGACCTGAAGAAGTTGGTCGCGTACTCGTCGGTCTCGCACATGGGCTTCATCGTGCTCGGGCTCTTCGCGTTGAACCCGCAGGGCGTCTCGGGCGCGGTGCTGCAGATGGTGAGCCACGGCGTCTCGACCGGGGCGCTCTTCATCCTGGTCGGAATGATCTACGAGCGCCGCCACGTGCGCGAGCTCGACGCGTTCGGCGGCCTGGCGCAGGCGATGCCGGTCTTTGCAGCGTTCTTCGCGATCGCCACGTTCAGCTCGGTCGGGCTTCCCGGCCTGAACGGATTCGTCGGCGAGTTCCTGATCCTGCTCGGCGCGTTCCAGACTCTGCCCGGCGCGACGGTGATCGCGACCTCGGGCGTGATCCTCTCCGCGGTCTACATGCTCTGGGCGATGCGCCGCGTCTTCTTCGGGCCGCTCGCGAACGAGGCGAACAAGACGCTGGTCGACCTGGGCCTGCGCGAGAAGCTGGTCGCGGTGGCGCTGGTGATCCCGATGATCTGGATCGGCGTGCACCCGTCCACGTTCACCAACCCGATGGACCGCGCGGTGACCGAGCTGCTCGAGACCATGACCCGGCGCGGCGCGGACCTGGCGGCGTGGCAGGGCAGGGACGCGGCCGACGAGCCGAGACTCGCGGCCGAAGCCGAGCTGGAGACGTCGCGATGA
- the nuoL gene encoding NADH-quinone oxidoreductase subunit L, which produces MTEHENTALRWIPLLPLIAAALSGAWLVFGRRALPRVAVIALACGAPIASFAIAVVQVFKLALETALPPDAPYYSDNLYTWISAGDFHAELAFLLDPLSAVMVLVVTGVGSLIHIYSVGYMDDDHREDRGFQRFFAYLNLFTFSMLMLILGDNLLVMFVGWEGVGVCSYLLIGFWYLDDANAAAGQKAFVVNRIGDFGFLLGIFLLFWSFAQAGLPTVEFREMSANVGLLAERTVALPGWLSFLPGFPTWGLLTLACLCLFVGACGKSAQIPLYVWLPDAMAGPTPVSALIHAATMVTAGVYMVCRMSFAYSLAPGAQATVAWTGALTAFFAATIGLAQTDIKKVLAYSTVSQLGYMFLAAGVAAYSAAIFHVMTHAFFKALLFLGAGSVILGMHHQQDITKMGGLRRRMPVTWATFLVGVIAIAGVPPFSGFFSKDEILLAANQAHAIPGHQALWAIGMATAFLTAFYMFRLYFLVWSGESRADHHTQASIHESGKWVLVPLCVLALFSVIGGFFGLPDAYGDLFGVQRSNSLHHFLQPVVHSAEHEISHATEFRLAALTTCVGLAGIALATVMYFWRRDLAAKLAAAIRPLYALVRDKYRIDELYDAAIVRPLRALSSSLLSRGVDQGLIDGLAVNGTAKLVRASADGALKYLQSGFAQSYLVAMLLGGVLLVAWLVRGS; this is translated from the coding sequence GTGACCGAGCACGAGAACACCGCGCTTCGCTGGATCCCGCTGCTGCCGCTGATCGCGGCGGCGCTCTCCGGGGCCTGGCTCGTCTTCGGCCGGCGCGCGCTGCCGCGCGTGGCGGTGATCGCGCTGGCCTGCGGCGCGCCGATCGCGTCGTTCGCGATCGCGGTGGTGCAGGTCTTCAAGCTCGCGCTCGAGACCGCGCTGCCGCCCGACGCCCCGTACTACAGCGACAACCTGTACACGTGGATCTCCGCGGGCGACTTCCACGCGGAGCTCGCGTTCCTGCTCGACCCGCTCTCGGCCGTGATGGTGCTTGTCGTCACGGGCGTCGGCTCGCTGATCCACATCTACTCGGTCGGCTACATGGACGACGACCACCGCGAGGACCGCGGCTTCCAGCGCTTCTTCGCCTACTTGAACCTGTTCACGTTCTCGATGCTGATGCTGATCCTCGGCGACAACCTGCTGGTCATGTTCGTCGGCTGGGAGGGCGTCGGCGTCTGCTCCTATCTTCTGATCGGGTTCTGGTACCTGGACGACGCGAATGCCGCCGCCGGCCAGAAGGCGTTCGTGGTGAACCGGATCGGCGACTTCGGCTTCCTGCTCGGCATCTTCCTGCTGTTCTGGTCCTTCGCGCAGGCGGGCCTGCCCACGGTCGAGTTCCGCGAGATGTCTGCGAACGTCGGCCTGCTCGCGGAGCGCACGGTCGCGCTTCCCGGCTGGCTCTCGTTCCTGCCGGGCTTCCCGACCTGGGGGCTGCTCACGCTCGCGTGCCTGTGCCTGTTCGTCGGCGCGTGCGGAAAATCCGCGCAGATCCCCCTCTACGTCTGGCTTCCCGACGCGATGGCCGGGCCGACGCCCGTCTCCGCGCTGATCCACGCCGCGACCATGGTGACGGCCGGCGTGTACATGGTCTGCCGCATGTCGTTCGCGTATTCGCTCGCGCCCGGCGCGCAGGCGACGGTCGCGTGGACGGGCGCGCTCACCGCGTTCTTCGCCGCCACGATCGGGCTCGCGCAGACCGACATCAAGAAGGTGCTCGCGTACTCGACCGTGAGCCAGCTCGGCTACATGTTCCTGGCCGCCGGCGTCGCGGCCTACAGCGCGGCGATCTTCCACGTGATGACGCACGCGTTCTTCAAGGCGCTGCTCTTCCTGGGCGCGGGCTCGGTGATTCTCGGCATGCACCACCAGCAGGACATCACCAAGATGGGCGGGCTGCGCCGCCGCATGCCGGTGACCTGGGCGACGTTCCTGGTCGGCGTGATCGCGATCGCGGGCGTGCCGCCGTTCTCGGGCTTCTTCTCGAAGGACGAGATCCTCCTCGCCGCGAACCAGGCGCACGCCATTCCGGGCCACCAGGCGCTCTGGGCGATCGGCATGGCGACCGCGTTCCTGACCGCGTTCTACATGTTCCGGCTCTACTTCCTGGTGTGGAGCGGAGAGAGCCGCGCCGATCACCACACGCAGGCGAGCATCCACGAGTCGGGAAAGTGGGTGCTGGTGCCGCTCTGCGTGCTCGCGCTCTTCTCGGTGATCGGCGGCTTCTTCGGCCTGCCCGACGCGTACGGCGATCTGTTCGGCGTGCAGCGCTCGAACAGCCTGCACCACTTCCTGCAGCCGGTGGTGCACTCGGCCGAGCACGAGATCTCGCACGCGACCGAGTTCCGGCTCGCCGCGCTCACCACGTGCGTGGGCCTGGCCGGGATCGCGCTCGCGACCGTCATGTACTTCTGGCGCCGCGACCTCGCGGCCAAGCTCGCCGCCGCGATCCGCCCGCTCTACGCGCTGGTGCGCGACAAGTACCGCATCGACGAGCTCTACGACGCCGCGATCGTGCGCCCGCTGCGCGCGCTCTCGAGCAGCCTGCTCTCGCGCGGCGTGGACCAGGGCCTGATCGACGGCCTGGCCGTGAACGGCACCGCGAAGCTGGTGCGCGCCAGCGCCGACGGCGCGCTCAAGTACCTGCAGAGCGGCTTCGCGCAGTCGTACCTGGTCGCGATGCTTCTCGGCGGCGTGCTTCTGGTCGCCTGGCTGGTGCGGGGAAGCTGA
- the nuoK gene encoding NADH-quinone oxidoreductase subunit NuoK: MLPFHFQVVAALIFAIGALGVMLRRNMIVMFMSIELMLNAANLSLVAFSREIGNDQGQILAFIVMVVAAVEVAVGLAIIISLVRNRDTVNIEDTSQMKW, encoded by the coding sequence GTGCTGCCGTTCCACTTCCAGGTCGTCGCCGCGCTGATCTTCGCGATCGGCGCGCTCGGCGTGATGCTGCGCCGGAACATGATCGTGATGTTCATGTCGATCGAGCTGATGCTGAACGCCGCGAACCTGTCGCTGGTCGCGTTCAGCCGCGAGATCGGCAACGACCAGGGGCAGATCCTGGCGTTCATCGTCATGGTGGTGGCGGCCGTCGAGGTCGCCGTGGGGCTGGCCATCATCATCAGCCTGGTGCGCAACCGCGACACCGTGAACATCGAAGACACCAGCCAGATGAAGTGGTAG
- a CDS encoding NADH-quinone oxidoreductase subunit J, with amino-acid sequence MRTALFWIFSVMAVGSALGVVGSLRSPINSALSLVLSMLALAGLYVLLEAQFVGLIQVMVYAGAIVVLFLFVIMLLNLRGSGAGSAESRPIGKAAGAVVAVGAVLWLVRRLAASRAPWPEVDPTYGTTRAIGEALYTDYVLSVQVAGVLLLAGIIAAVVLAKKKID; translated from the coding sequence ATGCGCACGGCGCTGTTCTGGATCTTCTCGGTCATGGCGGTCGGCTCGGCGCTCGGCGTGGTCGGCAGCCTGCGCAGCCCGATCAACTCGGCGCTGTCGCTGGTCCTGTCGATGCTCGCGCTCGCCGGCCTGTACGTGCTGCTCGAAGCGCAGTTCGTCGGGCTGATCCAGGTGATGGTCTACGCCGGCGCGATCGTCGTTCTGTTCCTGTTCGTGATCATGCTGCTGAACCTGCGCGGCAGCGGCGCGGGCAGCGCGGAGAGCCGTCCGATCGGAAAGGCCGCGGGCGCGGTCGTCGCCGTCGGGGCGGTGCTCTGGCTCGTGCGCCGGCTGGCCGCGAGCCGCGCGCCCTGGCCCGAGGTCGACCCGACCTACGGCACGACGCGCGCGATCGGCGAGGCGCTCTACACCGACTACGTGCTCTCGGTCCAGGTCGCCGGCGTGCTGCTTCTGGCGGGGATCATCGCCGCGGTCGTGCTGGCCAAGAAGAAGATCGACTGA
- a CDS encoding NADH-quinone oxidoreductase subunit H gives METSTVFVALFLFVLVLLVFSPIMTWVERKQSALMQNRIGANRAEVFGIKALGLIHPLADAIKMIMKEDMVPTGAHRFLHLVSPFIAVVPAIISFAVIPYGGTYQMWGANVSLCVADLDYGVLYVFAIGSIATYGSMLAGWAGNNNFGMLGSIRVSAQMISYEVALGITVVGLFMIFGTLRLTEIGVMQQETFRLFGFLEHLDLVSAGTAWLEWIRIPMWGIVLQPLPFFMFLTALMAENKRAPFDTPEGESEIVAGYFIEYSGMKFGLYMMGEWIEVVVISALLTAMFLGGWSLPWVSESGMISALTPSFGENMANLIAMVLAVHVFLIKVVALIWFQMLIRWSMPRFRYDQVMNLGWKILLPLSLANIVITAFGILIVQEVTR, from the coding sequence ATGGAGACCTCCACCGTCTTCGTCGCGCTGTTCCTGTTCGTGCTCGTGCTGCTGGTCTTCTCGCCGATCATGACCTGGGTCGAGCGCAAGCAGAGCGCGCTGATGCAGAACCGCATCGGCGCGAACCGCGCCGAGGTGTTCGGGATCAAGGCGCTCGGCCTGATCCACCCGCTCGCCGACGCGATCAAGATGATCATGAAGGAAGACATGGTGCCGACGGGCGCGCACCGCTTCCTGCACCTGGTGAGCCCGTTCATCGCCGTGGTGCCCGCGATCATCAGCTTCGCGGTGATCCCGTACGGCGGCACGTACCAGATGTGGGGCGCGAACGTCTCGCTCTGCGTCGCGGACCTGGACTACGGCGTGTTGTACGTGTTCGCGATCGGCTCGATCGCGACCTATGGCTCCATGCTGGCCGGCTGGGCCGGCAACAACAACTTTGGAATGCTCGGCTCGATCCGCGTCTCGGCGCAGATGATCTCGTACGAGGTCGCGCTGGGCATCACCGTCGTCGGGCTGTTCATGATCTTCGGCACGCTGCGGCTGACCGAGATCGGCGTGATGCAGCAGGAGACGTTCCGGCTGTTCGGCTTCCTCGAGCACCTGGATCTGGTCTCCGCCGGAACCGCGTGGCTCGAGTGGATCCGGATCCCGATGTGGGGGATCGTGCTGCAGCCGCTGCCCTTCTTCATGTTCCTGACCGCGCTCATGGCCGAGAACAAGCGCGCGCCGTTCGACACGCCCGAGGGCGAGTCGGAGATCGTGGCCGGCTACTTCATCGAGTACTCGGGCATGAAGTTCGGCCTGTACATGATGGGCGAGTGGATCGAGGTCGTGGTCATCTCGGCGCTGCTCACGGCGATGTTCCTGGGCGGCTGGTCGCTGCCGTGGGTCTCCGAGAGCGGGATGATCTCGGCGCTCACTCCGTCGTTCGGCGAGAACATGGCGAACCTGATCGCGATGGTGCTCGCGGTGCACGTGTTCCTGATCAAGGTCGTCGCCCTGATCTGGTTCCAGATGCTGATCCGCTGGAGCATGCCGCGCTTCCGCTACGACCAGGTCATGAACCTGGGCTGGAAGATCCTGCTGCCGCTGTCGCTGGCGAACATCGTGATCACCGCGTTCGGGATCCTGATCGTGCAGGAGGTCACGCGCTGA
- a CDS encoding 2Fe-2S iron-sulfur cluster binding domain-containing protein: protein MPKIAIDSVEYEVPEGRTILQVLDDLGLLGNGVEVPHYCWHPKLSVDGSCRLCQVEIEGVPKLQIACNTPVANGMKVHTKSDRVIAARRGVMELLLINHPLDCPICDQAGECKLQDHAFDWGVPAARTTEPRRPAKKAVDLGPTIVFDQERCILCRRCVRFCREIPKTGELGVVNRGDESLLELFPGSELDNPYSMNVADICPVGALTTRDFRFKIRVWFTDDVESVCNQCSRGCNILASRSNNKVYRFLPRRNDAVNDTWICDHGRMSYKKNSTGRLTAPRADGREASYTDAVKRAGELVRAALDAKGKIVGVASPFASNADLAAFRDLLAALGAGPARFSVPRGESDAILIEAEKAPNAAGCRALGMVESNEQLGRADLALVLGHTLTAEVFGDVRNIVLIDTHESALSARATVALPARTFLEKSGAFTNSRGLVQSFSAVVEPTIEAWSESDALAQIAAAAGIA from the coding sequence ATGCCGAAGATCGCGATCGACTCGGTCGAGTACGAGGTGCCGGAGGGCCGCACGATCCTGCAGGTGCTGGACGATCTGGGCCTGCTCGGGAACGGCGTCGAGGTTCCGCACTACTGCTGGCACCCCAAGCTCAGCGTCGACGGCTCCTGCCGGCTCTGTCAGGTCGAGATCGAGGGCGTGCCGAAGCTGCAGATCGCCTGCAACACGCCGGTCGCGAACGGCATGAAGGTCCACACCAAGAGCGACCGCGTGATCGCTGCGCGTCGCGGTGTGATGGAGCTGCTGCTCATCAACCACCCGCTCGACTGCCCGATCTGCGACCAGGCCGGCGAGTGCAAGCTGCAGGACCACGCCTTCGACTGGGGCGTGCCGGCCGCGCGCACGACCGAGCCGCGCCGCCCGGCGAAGAAGGCGGTGGACCTGGGTCCGACGATCGTCTTCGACCAGGAGCGCTGCATCCTGTGCCGGCGCTGCGTGCGCTTCTGCCGCGAGATTCCCAAGACGGGCGAGCTAGGCGTCGTGAACCGCGGCGACGAGTCGCTGCTCGAGCTCTTTCCGGGAAGCGAGCTCGACAACCCCTACTCGATGAACGTGGCCGACATCTGCCCGGTGGGTGCGCTCACCACGCGCGACTTCCGCTTCAAGATCCGCGTCTGGTTCACGGACGACGTCGAGAGCGTCTGCAACCAGTGCTCGCGCGGCTGCAACATCCTGGCGTCGCGCTCGAACAACAAGGTCTACCGCTTCCTGCCGCGCCGGAACGACGCAGTGAACGACACCTGGATCTGCGACCACGGGCGCATGTCGTACAAGAAGAACTCGACCGGGCGCCTCACCGCCCCGCGCGCCGACGGGCGCGAGGCGAGCTACACCGACGCGGTGAAGCGCGCCGGAGAGCTCGTGCGCGCGGCGCTCGATGCGAAGGGAAAGATCGTCGGCGTGGCGTCTCCGTTCGCGTCGAACGCGGACCTCGCGGCGTTTCGCGATCTGCTCGCGGCGCTCGGCGCGGGGCCGGCGCGCTTCTCGGTGCCGCGCGGGGAGTCGGACGCGATCCTGATCGAGGCCGAGAAGGCGCCGAACGCCGCCGGCTGTCGCGCGCTGGGCATGGTCGAGTCGAACGAGCAGCTCGGCCGCGCGGACCTGGCGCTGGTGCTCGGGCACACGCTCACCGCCGAGGTCTTCGGCGACGTGCGAAACATCGTGCTGATCGACACGCACGAGTCCGCGCTCTCGGCGCGCGCGACGGTGGCGCTGCCCGCGCGCACGTTCCTCGAGAAGTCGGGCGCGTTCACGAACAGCCGCGGGCTGGTTCAGTCGTTCTCGGCCGTCGTCGAGCCCACGATCGAGGCCTGGTCCGAGTCCGACGCTCTGGCGCAGATCGCCGCGGCCGCGGGGATCGCGTAG
- the nuoF gene encoding NADH-quinone oxidoreductase subunit NuoF, giving the protein MKNYLSEHYGDDSFQTLAGYEAKGGFAGLRKALAQTPEQVVEIVKASGLRGRGGAGFATGLKWSFMPKTNERMKVIVVNGDESEPGSFKDRMIMERGPFEVLEGIIIGAWAMGAQRAYIYVRGEYTRAIRTLEAAVKELYGKKRLGKSTFGVKGFDLDIVVHSGAGAYICGEETGLLESLEGKKGQPRKKPPFPAQHGAFGLPTTVNNIETFAHVPFILDRGVEWFKSRGTEKSPGTTLFGVSGHVERPGLFELPLGTPLREVLGHAGGVRGGRRLKGVMPGGLSMPVLPPSELEVPMAEEFLSQRGTHLGTGGVMVMDESVCMVRVATVVSYFFRDESCGQCTQCREGTAWVHKLCQKIERGRASDADLALLSDVPKLMEGQTICAFADAAAWPIQGLLRHFRDDFEAHLREQKCPFPESFEL; this is encoded by the coding sequence GTGAAGAACTACCTGTCGGAGCACTACGGCGACGATTCGTTCCAGACGCTCGCCGGCTACGAGGCGAAGGGGGGCTTTGCGGGGCTGCGCAAGGCGCTGGCGCAGACGCCCGAGCAGGTGGTCGAGATCGTGAAGGCGTCGGGTCTGCGCGGCCGCGGCGGAGCCGGCTTCGCCACCGGGCTGAAGTGGAGCTTCATGCCCAAGACGAACGAGCGCATGAAGGTGATCGTCGTGAACGGCGACGAGTCCGAGCCGGGCTCGTTCAAGGACCGCATGATCATGGAGCGCGGCCCCTTCGAGGTGCTCGAGGGGATCATCATCGGCGCGTGGGCGATGGGCGCGCAACGCGCGTACATCTACGTGCGCGGCGAGTACACCAGGGCGATCCGCACGCTCGAAGCCGCGGTGAAGGAGCTCTACGGCAAGAAGCGCCTGGGCAAGAGCACCTTCGGCGTGAAGGGCTTCGACCTCGACATCGTGGTCCACTCCGGCGCCGGCGCGTACATCTGCGGCGAAGAGACGGGCCTGCTCGAATCGCTCGAGGGAAAGAAGGGCCAGCCGCGCAAGAAGCCGCCGTTCCCGGCGCAGCACGGCGCGTTCGGTCTGCCGACGACGGTGAACAACATCGAGACGTTCGCGCACGTGCCGTTCATCCTCGATCGCGGGGTCGAGTGGTTCAAGAGCCGCGGCACCGAGAAGAGCCCCGGCACGACACTCTTCGGTGTGAGCGGCCACGTCGAGCGGCCGGGCCTGTTCGAGCTGCCGCTCGGCACGCCGCTGCGCGAGGTGCTCGGGCACGCGGGCGGCGTTCGCGGCGGCCGCAGACTGAAGGGCGTGATGCCGGGCGGGCTCTCGATGCCGGTGCTGCCGCCGAGCGAGCTCGAGGTGCCCATGGCGGAGGAGTTCCTGTCGCAGCGCGGAACGCATCTGGGCACCGGCGGCGTCATGGTCATGGACGAGAGCGTCTGCATGGTGCGCGTGGCGACGGTGGTCTCGTACTTCTTCCGCGACGAGTCCTGCGGCCAGTGCACGCAGTGCCGCGAGGGCACCGCCTGGGTGCACAAGCTCTGCCAGAAGATCGAGCGCGGCCGCGCGAGCGACGCGGACCTCGCGCTGCTCTCCGACGTGCCCAAGCTCATGGAGGGCCAGACGATCTGCGCCTTCGCCGACGCCGCGGCCTGGCCGATCCAGGGCCTGCTGAGGCACTTCCGGGACGACTTCGAAGCGCACCTGCGCGAGCAGAAGTGCCCGTTCCCCGAAAGCTTCGAGCTCTAG
- the nuoE gene encoding NADH-quinone oxidoreductase subunit NuoE has protein sequence MKAETRAEIESLFERYPQKRGALLPAIYLLQREKGHVDAEGTRELAALFELQPIQVLEVLSFYNMFYTEPQGRHHVYVCTNLPCSLRGSRTLLRQLEAHLGVHGGGTTADGRVTICHEECLGSCGTAPMMSVDGTYHENLDFEAARRIIDGLE, from the coding sequence ATGAAGGCCGAGACCCGCGCCGAGATCGAGTCGCTCTTCGAGCGCTATCCGCAGAAGCGCGGCGCGCTGCTTCCCGCGATCTACCTGTTGCAGCGAGAGAAGGGGCACGTCGACGCCGAAGGCACGCGCGAGCTCGCGGCGCTCTTCGAGCTGCAGCCGATCCAGGTCCTGGAGGTGCTGTCCTTCTACAACATGTTCTACACCGAGCCGCAGGGTCGTCATCACGTCTACGTGTGCACGAACCTGCCCTGCAGCCTGCGCGGCTCGCGCACTCTGCTGAGGCAGCTCGAGGCGCACCTGGGCGTGCACGGCGGCGGAACGACCGCGGACGGTCGGGTCACGATCTGCCACGAGGAGTGTCTGGGCTCCTGCGGAACCGCGCCGATGATGAGCGTCGACGGCACGTACCACGAGAATCTCGATTTCGAAGCCGCGCGGCGCATCATCGACGGGCTGGAGTAG
- a CDS encoding NADH-quinone oxidoreductase subunit A: MGEYAGLGLFALLGSLAVIGFLAATTLLGPKLVFAEKQEPFECGEHQLVSPNQRFSVKFYMVAVSFIIFDVELVFLFPWAVVFKDLGWYGLAVMTPFLAILVVGLAYEWLRGGLEWD, translated from the coding sequence ATGGGGGAATACGCCGGTCTCGGGCTCTTCGCCCTGCTCGGCTCGCTGGCCGTGATCGGGTTCCTGGCAGCGACGACGCTGCTGGGACCGAAGCTCGTCTTCGCGGAGAAGCAGGAGCCGTTCGAGTGCGGTGAACACCAGCTCGTGTCACCGAACCAGCGCTTCAGCGTGAAGTTCTACATGGTGGCCGTCTCTTTCATCATCTTCGACGTCGAGCTGGTGTTCCTGTTTCCGTGGGCGGTGGTGTTCAAGGATCTGGGCTGGTACGGGCTCGCGGTGATGACGCCGTTCCTCGCAATCCTGGTGGTCGGGCTCGCCTACGAGTGGCTGCGCGGCGGCCTCGAGTGGGACTAG